One region of Saprospiraceae bacterium genomic DNA includes:
- the aroC gene encoding chorismate synthase: MPGNSLGSLFRVTTFGESHGTAIGCVVDGCPAGLDVDLEFIQQELARRRPGQSAIVTQRKESDTVQVLSGVFEGKTTGAPIALLIPNEDQRSRDYDHLADAFRPSHADYTWEAKFGRRDYRGGGRSSARETAARVAAGAVAKLFLKTQGIELQAYVSQVGHLELKKNYAELDLALTETNDVRCPEPAMADKMIRLIKKVRKAGDTLGGVVTGVVRGCPPGLGAPVFDKLHADLGKAMLSINAAKGFEYGSGFEGVKMLGSQHNDLFVPKSGEKKAGEGAPSTLTNHSGGIQGGISNGMDIYFRVAFKPIATIMRDQISINKKGEPVVVKGKGRHDPCVVPRAVPIVEAMAALVLADHLLRAKSDKL, encoded by the coding sequence ATGCCCGGCAACTCCCTCGGCTCCCTCTTTCGCGTCACCACTTTTGGCGAATCGCACGGCACGGCCATCGGCTGCGTCGTGGACGGCTGCCCGGCTGGGTTGGATGTTGACCTAGAGTTCATTCAACAAGAACTCGCCCGCCGCCGGCCCGGTCAGAGCGCCATCGTTACACAGCGCAAGGAAAGCGACACCGTGCAAGTGCTGAGCGGTGTTTTTGAAGGCAAGACCACCGGGGCGCCCATCGCCTTGCTCATCCCCAACGAAGACCAGCGCAGCCGCGACTACGACCATCTGGCCGACGCTTTTCGCCCCAGCCATGCCGATTACACCTGGGAGGCAAAATTTGGCCGTCGCGACTATCGGGGCGGGGGCCGCAGCAGCGCACGCGAGACGGCTGCTCGGGTAGCGGCGGGCGCGGTGGCAAAATTATTTTTGAAAACACAAGGCATCGAGCTGCAAGCCTACGTCAGTCAAGTCGGGCATTTGGAACTGAAAAAAAACTACGCCGAACTTGACCTTGCCCTTACCGAGACCAACGACGTGCGTTGCCCCGAACCCGCCATGGCCGACAAGATGATTCGCCTCATCAAAAAGGTGCGCAAGGCTGGCGACACGCTTGGGGGCGTGGTGACGGGCGTGGTGCGCGGCTGCCCTCCCGGGCTGGGCGCTCCCGTGTTCGACAAGCTGCACGCCGACCTTGGCAAAGCCATGTTGAGCATCAATGCCGCAAAGGGGTTTGAGTACGGCTCCGGCTTTGAAGGGGTGAAAATGCTGGGCTCCCAGCACAATGACCTTTTTGTGCCAAAAAGTGGAGAAAAGAAGGCAGGGGAAGGGGCACCGTCCACGCTTACCAACCATTCTGGAGGCATCCAAGGGGGCATCTCCAATGGAATGGACATTTACTTCCGAGTGGCCTTCAAGCCCATTGCGACCATCATGCGCGACCAAATTTCCATCAACAAAAAAGGAGAGCCTGTCGTGGTGAAAGGCAAAGGCCGACACGACCCCTGTGTGGTGCCGCGTGCCGTGCCAATCGTGGAGGCCATGGCCGCCCTGGTTTTGGCCGACCATCTCTTGCGAGCCAAATCAGATAAGCTGTGA
- the panC gene encoding pantoate--beta-alanine ligase, translating into MLIFKEVATLQTWLDAARGKGRVIGFAPTMGALHDGHLELIRMAKRDGCLAVASIFVNPTQFNDPKDLEKYPRLPEKDTALLISADCDALFMPPVAEVYPPGVDLTLDLDFGHLDKVMEGEFRPGHFKGMATVVHRLLDIVRPHRLYMGQKDFQQLSIVRDMIRQLRLPVQLVMCPTVREPDGLAMSSRNMRLTPAMRAVAPVIYQTMRWAQAALQQQSASEVRHEAMRRLAAAGLKPEYFDVVDGVSLLPVRQWSDSDFIVACVAAFAGDVRLIDNLVLKG; encoded by the coding sequence ATGCTCATTTTCAAAGAAGTTGCAACCTTGCAGACTTGGCTGGACGCGGCTCGCGGCAAGGGGCGCGTCATCGGTTTTGCTCCCACCATGGGAGCCTTGCACGACGGCCACCTCGAGCTCATCCGCATGGCTAAGCGCGACGGCTGCCTTGCCGTTGCCAGCATTTTTGTCAATCCGACCCAATTCAACGACCCCAAGGATTTGGAAAAATATCCGCGTCTGCCAGAAAAAGACACGGCGCTGCTCATCAGCGCCGACTGCGACGCGCTTTTTATGCCGCCGGTGGCGGAGGTGTATCCTCCCGGCGTGGACTTGACCCTTGACTTGGACTTTGGGCATCTGGACAAGGTGATGGAGGGCGAGTTCCGCCCCGGTCATTTCAAAGGCATGGCGACGGTGGTGCATCGCCTGCTTGACATCGTGCGGCCACATCGGCTTTACATGGGGCAAAAAGATTTCCAGCAGCTCAGCATCGTGCGCGATATGATTCGTCAGTTGCGATTGCCCGTGCAACTGGTGATGTGCCCCACCGTTCGAGAGCCCGACGGGCTGGCCATGAGTAGCCGCAATATGCGCCTCACGCCCGCGATGCGTGCTGTCGCGCCAGTCATTTATCAGACCATGCGATGGGCACAAGCGGCGCTCCAGCAACAATCAGCCTCTGAGGTGCGGCATGAGGCCATGCGGCGGCTCGCGGCTGCTGGCCTGAAGCCCGAGTATTTCGATGTGGTGGATGGGGTTTCGCTGCTGCCAGTTCGTCAATGGTCGGACAGTGACTTTATCGTGGCCTGCGTGGCTGCTTTTGCGGGAGATGTGCGATTGATTGACAACCTTGTGCTGAAGGGTTAA
- a CDS encoding gliding motility-associated C-terminal domain-containing protein codes for MCYRQLITLFWLFVAARAMFCQSFQKEYMPANGGFVIPYNAAQRPDGRFLISHSVNSDSTRLYVTCLEPNGAVAWSVGLRAHPDISGDEGLVEAPIVATTDNGCIVMASKSYQSQVMQQGWALVKLAPDGSVQWNRQMAGVGLLDDFLEHSEGYTFVAARYPPTLNRRYLALLNNDGIALWEKDLSTSLSTIAVSKMQMLPGRRILLMLVTGNATQSVGHLLGVSESGQISDFLSLPDFTFLGACEHPDGRLFFLGKTTNRLLLGALQAGGLEWIKTLEVPTDSYSNGALILDGAQTHLIVSFQGAELPDQRVFMSFDLNGQFSNGFFVPSKEGVANRLIPTTDNALAWVSFSKRNPLRAFVFAKTSFDSLLADCPIGLMCPIGTRDTLLNPLTPPTWKTQDVSRIVGRSANRYAQSINVSDYCADLPVFNAQLFASDTLACVGDTIRFRRDSLAQGYSSWVFQKGTPSVFSGGHPPGVIFLDSGDWEVRHIFEQMGCRDTAWFNIHIKPKPQIGLPPDTAICVGTAIDIRVGGAPDWQYAWSDGVEGDVREVMYPGSYSVTVTNGGGCTDEGKVQVSAIDFPQPPLPSDTLLCEKQSVLIDLVAPLGWQYAWADGFQGLGRLFSEKGVYVLLAESPEGCQLADSIQVDVAPCAECFVYFPNVIKPELGDANGMFGLQTGCNVSAYSIRIYDRWGGLIFEGNQPQQSWNGTYRGKLVPPGVYVFHAAFVLENGGEAKRFSKSGSVAVVR; via the coding sequence ATGTGCTACCGCCAGCTTATCACACTTTTTTGGCTTTTTGTTGCGGCGAGAGCAATGTTCTGCCAGTCGTTTCAGAAAGAGTATATGCCGGCTAATGGGGGATTTGTCATACCATACAACGCGGCGCAACGTCCTGACGGCAGGTTTCTCATTTCACATTCGGTCAATAGCGATTCGACTCGATTGTATGTCACTTGTCTGGAGCCGAACGGTGCGGTGGCGTGGAGCGTTGGCCTGCGTGCCCATCCCGATATTTCAGGCGACGAGGGGCTTGTAGAGGCTCCTATTGTGGCTACCACCGACAACGGGTGCATTGTGATGGCGAGCAAATCGTATCAGTCGCAAGTGATGCAGCAGGGATGGGCCTTGGTAAAATTGGCCCCTGATGGTTCCGTGCAATGGAATAGGCAGATGGCTGGGGTAGGGCTGCTCGACGATTTTTTGGAACATTCGGAAGGGTACACTTTTGTGGCAGCACGATACCCGCCGACGCTCAATCGTCGTTATTTGGCTTTGCTTAATAACGACGGCATCGCTCTGTGGGAAAAAGATTTGTCAACCTCCCTGAGCACAATAGCGGTGTCCAAAATGCAAATGTTGCCCGGTCGGCGCATTCTTTTGATGCTTGTGACCGGAAACGCCACTCAGTCGGTTGGCCATCTGCTTGGAGTAAGCGAATCTGGCCAAATTTCCGATTTCCTGTCTTTGCCTGACTTTACTTTTCTCGGTGCTTGCGAACATCCTGACGGGCGTTTGTTTTTTTTGGGCAAAACGACGAACCGGCTGTTGTTGGGGGCGCTGCAAGCAGGGGGATTGGAATGGATAAAGACATTAGAGGTGCCGACGGACTCTTATTCAAATGGCGCATTGATTTTGGATGGTGCGCAAACCCATCTCATTGTCTCTTTTCAGGGAGCCGAATTGCCTGACCAGCGCGTGTTCATGAGTTTTGATTTGAACGGCCAATTCTCCAATGGTTTTTTCGTGCCGTCGAAAGAGGGCGTTGCAAATAGGCTAATTCCCACGACGGACAATGCGCTGGCGTGGGTTTCATTCAGTAAGCGCAATCCGCTGCGTGCTTTCGTATTTGCCAAAACTTCTTTCGACAGTTTGTTGGCCGATTGCCCCATTGGTTTGATGTGTCCGATAGGCACTCGCGATACTTTGTTGAATCCGTTGACTCCGCCAACTTGGAAGACTCAAGATGTTTCCAGAATCGTCGGGCGTTCGGCCAATAGATATGCTCAGTCCATAAATGTTAGTGATTATTGTGCCGATTTGCCTGTTTTCAACGCACAGTTGTTCGCATCGGACACGCTTGCTTGCGTGGGCGACACGATTCGATTTCGCCGCGATAGTTTAGCGCAAGGCTATTCGAGTTGGGTTTTTCAGAAAGGCACCCCCAGTGTCTTTTCGGGAGGGCATCCACCCGGCGTGATATTTCTCGATAGTGGAGATTGGGAAGTGCGGCACATATTTGAACAGATGGGGTGCCGCGATACTGCCTGGTTCAATATCCATATCAAACCAAAGCCACAAATCGGACTGCCACCCGATACCGCTATCTGTGTCGGCACTGCTATTGATATCCGTGTTGGCGGAGCGCCGGACTGGCAATATGCTTGGAGCGATGGAGTCGAGGGAGATGTGCGGGAAGTGATGTATCCGGGCAGTTATAGCGTCACGGTCACCAATGGCGGCGGCTGCACGGATGAGGGTAAGGTGCAAGTATCGGCCATAGATTTTCCCCAGCCTCCGCTGCCGTCTGACACCCTGTTGTGCGAGAAGCAGTCAGTGCTTATTGACCTTGTGGCACCGTTAGGGTGGCAGTATGCTTGGGCTGATGGATTTCAGGGGCTGGGGCGCCTTTTTTCCGAAAAGGGGGTTTATGTTTTATTGGCTGAATCGCCTGAGGGGTGCCAATTGGCTGACTCAATACAAGTGGACGTAGCACCATGCGCAGAGTGCTTTGTCTATTTCCCAAATGTGATAAAACCCGAGTTGGGAGATGCAAACGGGATGTTTGGCCTCCAAACGGGCTGTAACGTGTCAGCATACTCAATCCGAATTTACGACCGATGGGGCGGGCTGATTTTTGAGGGCAATCAGCCTCAACAAAGTTGGAACGGGACATACAGGGGAAAACTGGTCCCGCCCGGTGTCTATGTGTTTCATGCGGCGTTTGTGTTGGAAAATGGGGGCGAGGCGAAGCGGTTTTCAAAAAGTGGTTCTGTAGCCGTCGTCCGATAA
- the bshA gene encoding N-acetyl-alpha-D-glucosaminyl L-malate synthase BshA has product MKIGIVCYPTYGGSGVVATELGLGLARRGHEIHFITYRRPVRLAHFDANVFYHEVDSEDYPLFEYPPYDTALASKIVDVVQYSNLDILHVHYAIPHAAVAYMAKKILLTQGRYLPVVTTLHGTDITLVGNNRAFAPVVEFSINKSDGVTAVSQNLKDDTLRLFDIQRDIRVVYNFIDFERFRKTNKEHFKKIIAPEGERILAHTSNFRKVKRVEDVVLIFKQVHEKVPSKLLMIGDGPERQNVERLARDLGLSKEVRFLGKQDAIEELLAICDLFLIPSENESFGLAALEAMACEVPVISSNSGGLPEVNIHGVTGFMSCPGHVDEMAQYAIQLLEDEDMLQKFRANALAQAKRFDIENILPHYEAYYEEVLDRSAAKVE; this is encoded by the coding sequence ATGAAGATAGGTATCGTCTGTTACCCTACTTATGGCGGCTCCGGCGTGGTTGCCACAGAATTGGGTCTTGGTCTTGCCCGGCGGGGGCATGAAATTCATTTCATCACTTACAGGCGGCCTGTCCGGCTGGCGCATTTTGATGCCAATGTGTTTTATCACGAGGTGGATAGCGAGGACTACCCCTTGTTTGAATACCCGCCTTACGACACGGCGCTGGCTTCCAAAATCGTGGACGTGGTGCAATACTCCAACCTTGACATCCTACACGTCCATTATGCGATTCCGCACGCGGCAGTGGCATACATGGCTAAAAAAATCTTGCTCACGCAGGGGCGCTATCTTCCAGTGGTGACGACGCTTCATGGCACGGACATCACGCTTGTGGGCAACAACCGCGCATTCGCGCCAGTCGTCGAATTCAGCATCAACAAAAGCGACGGCGTCACGGCGGTCTCTCAAAACTTGAAGGACGACACCCTGCGGCTTTTCGATATTCAACGCGATATTCGAGTGGTCTATAACTTTATTGATTTTGAAAGATTTAGAAAAACCAACAAAGAGCATTTCAAAAAAATCATCGCGCCTGAAGGTGAGCGCATTCTGGCACACACGTCGAACTTCCGCAAGGTGAAACGAGTGGAAGACGTAGTGCTAATCTTCAAACAAGTCCACGAAAAAGTGCCCTCCAAACTGCTGATGATTGGCGACGGGCCGGAGCGCCAAAATGTGGAACGCCTGGCCCGCGACTTGGGCCTCTCCAAGGAAGTGCGTTTTCTCGGCAAGCAGGACGCTATAGAAGAGCTGCTCGCCATCTGCGACCTCTTTCTCATCCCGTCTGAAAATGAGAGCTTTGGCTTGGCGGCCTTGGAGGCCATGGCCTGCGAGGTACCCGTCATCTCCTCCAACAGCGGCGGCCTCCCGGAAGTGAATATACACGGCGTGACCGGCTTCATGAGCTGCCCCGGCCATGTGGATGAAATGGCCCAATATGCCATACAACTGCTCGAAGATGAAGATATGCTGCAAAAATTTCGCGCCAATGCGCTTGCTCAAGCCAAGCGATTCGACATCGAAAACATTCTGCCGCACTATGAAGCTTACTACGAGGAAGTGCTGGATAGAAGCGCCGCAAAAGTGGAGTGA
- a CDS encoding SH3 domain-containing protein, translated as MVTRNGFTLMTIDEFEQWMAARQVTRTVLTLQQHHTFSPSYANFTGSNHFSLLVGMKNYHVNYNGWADIGQHFTTFPDGMIATGRSLELSPACIKGRNANAICVENVGYFDAGKDNMTAAHRDVIVRSAAAIVKRFGLPVNTDRIVYHHWFDLNTGARTNGNSGSVKSCPGTAFFGGNKVAHAQANFLPLVTRALGGHFGGQLTGVLKFGYVTAQSLNIRTGPGTQFSRVGATSLGAILRIYRVQNGWYKIAKNREEWVAGNFVTDVQMAEVANADRLNVRSGPGTNFSIVGTYLRGEVVFIFEQKGTWSKIGLDERWVSRNFLKIF; from the coding sequence ATGGTTACAAGAAATGGATTTACCCTAATGACCATTGATGAGTTCGAGCAATGGATGGCTGCTCGCCAAGTGACCCGCACAGTGCTGACATTGCAGCAACACCACACCTTCTCGCCGAGTTATGCCAATTTCACGGGGAGCAATCATTTCTCTTTGCTGGTGGGCATGAAAAACTATCATGTCAATTACAACGGTTGGGCAGATATAGGCCAACATTTCACCACTTTTCCCGATGGCATGATTGCCACTGGCCGCAGCCTCGAACTGTCGCCTGCTTGCATCAAAGGGCGCAATGCCAACGCTATCTGTGTGGAAAACGTGGGCTATTTCGATGCTGGCAAGGACAACATGACCGCAGCACACCGGGATGTCATCGTGCGTTCGGCAGCCGCTATCGTCAAGCGTTTTGGGCTGCCCGTCAACACGGACAGAATCGTGTATCACCACTGGTTCGACCTCAACACGGGCGCGCGCACCAACGGCAACAGCGGCTCCGTGAAATCATGCCCGGGCACAGCCTTTTTTGGAGGCAACAAAGTAGCGCACGCGCAGGCTAACTTCCTGCCGCTCGTGACGAGGGCCTTGGGCGGTCATTTTGGGGGGCAATTGACGGGGGTGCTCAAATTTGGCTACGTCACCGCTCAAAGCCTAAACATCCGTACTGGCCCCGGCACGCAGTTTTCGAGGGTGGGGGCCACTTCGCTGGGCGCTATTTTGCGGATTTATCGAGTGCAAAACGGTTGGTATAAAATCGCCAAAAACCGCGAGGAATGGGTGGCGGGCAATTTCGTCACCGATGTGCAAATGGCCGAAGTGGCCAACGCCGATAGGCTCAATGTCCGCTCGGGGCCGGGTACCAATTTTTCCATCGTCGGCACCTATTTGCGGGGCGAGGTGGTCTTCATTTTTGAACAAAAAGGCACTTGGTCCAAAATCGGCCTCGATGAGCGTTGGGTGTCGCGCAATTTTTTGAAAATATTCTGA
- a CDS encoding alpha/beta fold hydrolase: protein METPLILLHGAIGSAAQFDALRPHLGSERPVFALSFPGHGGSSADEPFSMSRFSDFVLRFLEKEKVVRADFFGYSMGGYVALYLAWQHPERVRRVFTLGTKFDWTPETAARESAMLNAEKIAEKVPAFAQMLAARHAPADWKEVLRRTADMLRDLGAGQGLPAEAFARIGCPVTIGLGELDNMVTLEESRAVASALPRGSLEILTACKHPMEQVDVVLLAERLCKYFELNVKT from the coding sequence ATGGAAACGCCACTCATTTTGTTGCATGGCGCAATAGGCAGCGCCGCACAGTTCGACGCGCTGCGCCCTCATTTGGGTTCGGAGCGCCCAGTTTTTGCCTTGAGTTTTCCCGGTCATGGTGGCTCTTCAGCCGATGAACCCTTTTCCATGTCGCGTTTTTCCGACTTTGTTTTGCGTTTTTTGGAAAAAGAAAAGGTAGTGCGAGCGGATTTTTTCGGCTACAGCATGGGCGGCTATGTGGCGCTGTATTTGGCTTGGCAACACCCCGAGCGTGTGCGCCGTGTTTTCACGCTCGGCACCAAATTCGATTGGACGCCCGAAACGGCTGCCCGCGAGTCAGCGATGCTCAATGCCGAGAAAATAGCGGAAAAAGTGCCCGCTTTCGCACAAATGTTGGCTGCTCGTCATGCCCCTGCCGATTGGAAAGAGGTGCTGCGCCGCACGGCGGATATGCTCCGCGATTTGGGAGCAGGGCAGGGGCTTCCGGCGGAGGCATTTGCACGCATCGGCTGTCCGGTCACGATTGGCCTTGGCGAATTGGACAACATGGTGACACTTGAGGAGAGCCGTGCGGTGGCTTCCGCTTTGCCTCGCGGGAGTTTGGAAATTTTGACAGCTTGCAAGCATCCTATGGAGCAGGTAGATGTCGTACTTTTAGCGGAGCGATTATGTAAATACTTTGAGTTAAACGTAAAAACTTAG
- a CDS encoding sigma-70 family RNA polymerase sigma factor gives MSATLSDETLVQQAQAGQQSAFAMLVKRYEKYAFTLALRFVKNREDAHEVAQDSFLRAFRYLPDFRGDAKFSTWLYKIVYSTSLNFLRKQNPDVQSLDDEKRPVHLKDEGAPDVSASLERQDRNVSLQKAIGLLSPDDAGIITLFYMYEHSLDEICDMMGLTMTNAKTKLCRARQRLKVILEDKFAHEIA, from the coding sequence ATGTCCGCGACTCTATCAGACGAAACCCTAGTTCAGCAGGCTCAGGCCGGGCAGCAAAGCGCATTTGCGATGTTGGTGAAACGCTATGAGAAATATGCGTTCACGCTGGCATTGCGTTTTGTCAAAAATCGGGAGGACGCGCACGAAGTGGCGCAAGATAGTTTTCTGCGAGCCTTTCGTTATCTGCCCGATTTTCGAGGCGATGCAAAGTTCTCGACGTGGCTTTACAAAATTGTTTATTCGACCTCTTTGAATTTTTTAAGAAAACAAAACCCTGACGTTCAATCGCTTGACGACGAAAAACGCCCGGTTCATCTGAAAGACGAAGGCGCTCCCGATGTGTCGGCATCCTTGGAACGCCAAGACCGAAACGTCTCGCTTCAAAAGGCGATTGGCCTTTTGTCGCCCGACGACGCGGGCATCATCACGCTGTTTTATATGTACGAACACAGCCTCGACGAAATCTGCGATATGATGGGCCTCACGATGACCAATGCAAAAACCAAACTTTGCCGCGCTCGGCAACGTTTGAAAGTGATTTTGGAAGACAAATTTGCGCACGAGATTGCCTAA
- a CDS encoding energy transducer TonB, giving the protein MEKDKKKPLFIHQPEYKGGPKALTQFIYAQLRYPAAALEAGVEGMVLVDYDIDYKGNVVATRVLQGVGHGCDEEACRVVRLLKFDVPKNRGVRVLFHKKARIQFKKPASVAQPAAPDSPPAALQVSYSLTPAETLAETVAENKKEVYSYTIQF; this is encoded by the coding sequence ATGGAAAAAGACAAGAAGAAACCGCTATTCATTCATCAACCCGAATACAAAGGCGGGCCGAAGGCGCTCACCCAATTCATTTACGCTCAGCTTCGTTACCCTGCGGCGGCCTTGGAGGCTGGTGTGGAAGGCATGGTGTTGGTGGATTACGACATTGACTACAAGGGAAATGTGGTGGCGACGAGGGTGCTGCAAGGCGTGGGGCATGGTTGCGACGAGGAAGCGTGTCGGGTGGTGCGCCTACTGAAATTCGACGTGCCAAAGAACCGGGGCGTCAGGGTGCTTTTTCACAAAAAAGCGCGCATACAATTTAAGAAGCCAGCCTCTGTCGCGCAGCCTGCCGCCCCAGACTCTCCCCCTGCCGCGCTTCAGGTAAGCTATTCGTTGACACCTGCCGAAACGCTTGCCGAAACGGTCGCGGAAAACAAAAAAGAAGTTTACTCTTACACGATTCAGTTCTGA
- a CDS encoding glucose-1-phosphate adenylyltransferase codes for MIKMICLILGGGAGSRLFPLTEQRSKPAVPIGGKYRLIDIPISNCINSGVKRMFVLTQYNSASLNAHIKNSYNFDIFTRGFVDILAAEQTPGSKEWFQGTADAVRQSRKHYERQDFDYVLILSGDQLYQMDFEAMAKHHIEKGADITIACLPVDARDATGFGIMKVNENGYIPRFIEKPNTDELPNWVSEVGPLNKKRGRNYLASMGIYIFNRKAISDLFDQHPEATDFGKEIIPAAIHEGRKVAAYQYEGYWTDIGTIRSFYEANIELTDHIPSFNLFDSNRQVYTRGRMLPPAKFYGGTQLNRALIAEGSIIHARLIEGSIIGLRSRLGENTVIKDTIVMGNDSYQTLEEIALHTDEIPMGIGHYCHIEHAILDKDCRIGNNVVIKGGTHLPDMETDEFCVRDGVVAVKKGAVIPEGTRIM; via the coding sequence ATGATTAAAATGATTTGCCTCATCCTTGGCGGCGGCGCAGGAAGCCGCCTTTTCCCGCTGACCGAACAACGCTCCAAACCCGCCGTGCCGATAGGCGGCAAGTACCGCCTCATTGACATCCCGATTTCCAACTGCATCAATTCCGGCGTGAAAAGGATGTTCGTGCTCACGCAATACAACTCCGCGTCCCTCAACGCCCACATCAAAAACTCCTACAATTTCGATATTTTCACACGCGGCTTTGTGGATATTCTGGCTGCCGAACAGACACCAGGCAGCAAGGAGTGGTTTCAAGGCACCGCCGATGCCGTGCGCCAAAGCCGAAAACACTACGAGCGGCAAGACTTCGACTATGTGCTCATCCTCTCCGGCGACCAGCTCTACCAAATGGACTTTGAGGCAATGGCCAAACATCACATCGAAAAAGGTGCCGACATCACCATCGCCTGCTTGCCCGTGGATGCCCGCGATGCCACGGGGTTTGGCATTATGAAAGTGAACGAAAACGGGTACATCCCTCGCTTCATAGAAAAACCCAACACCGACGAGCTGCCCAACTGGGTCAGCGAGGTCGGCCCACTCAACAAAAAGCGTGGGCGCAACTACCTCGCCTCCATGGGCATCTACATCTTCAATCGGAAAGCCATCAGCGACTTGTTCGACCAACATCCCGAAGCAACGGACTTTGGCAAGGAAATCATCCCGGCAGCCATCCACGAAGGCCGCAAAGTCGCTGCCTATCAATACGAGGGGTATTGGACCGATATTGGTACCATCCGCTCCTTCTATGAGGCCAACATAGAGCTCACCGACCACATCCCGTCGTTCAACCTCTTCGACTCCAACCGCCAAGTCTATACGCGCGGCAGGATGTTGCCACCTGCCAAATTCTATGGCGGCACACAACTCAATCGGGCGCTCATCGCGGAAGGCTCCATCATCCATGCGCGACTGATTGAAGGCTCCATCATTGGCCTGCGCTCGCGTCTGGGCGAAAACACGGTCATCAAAGACACCATCGTGATGGGCAACGATAGCTACCAAACGCTGGAAGAGATAGCCCTCCACACCGACGAAATCCCAATGGGCATCGGGCACTACTGCCACATCGAGCACGCCATACTCGACAAGGATTGTCGCATCGGCAACAACGTGGTCATCAAAGGCGGCACGCATCTGCCCGATATGGAGACCGACGAGTTTTGTGTGCGCGATGGCGTGGTAGCGGTGAAAAAAGGCGCGGTGATACCCGAAGGGACGCGAATCATGTAG